A window of the Branchiibius hedensis genome harbors these coding sequences:
- the ligD gene encoding non-homologous end-joining DNA ligase codes for MASPSVQVSAGEQSVRLSNPSRVYFPMRGETKLDLAQYYLSVSEGIVRALRDRPCMLHRFPTGVSGQKVHQKRLPAGAPPWVETVQIHFPRWNRTADELCVTSIADVIWAVQMSTVEFHPWNSRRFDVEAPDEWRIDLDPMPDCPFSRVRRVAAVAHEVLSELGIEGYPKTSGGNGLHIYVRIRPDWGFADVRRAALAFGREVERRAPSETTTTWWRKDRPSDVVFVDYNQNARDHTMAAAYSVRGNPRGTVSAPLLWSEIEDAEPDDFTIATMPARYASVGDLTAGIDDTAYGLERLLDWAARDEAAGAQPPAEPDN; via the coding sequence ATGGCCAGTCCGTCCGTGCAGGTGAGCGCGGGTGAGCAGTCGGTGCGGCTGTCCAACCCGTCCCGGGTCTACTTCCCGATGCGCGGCGAGACGAAACTCGATCTGGCGCAGTATTACCTGTCGGTCTCCGAGGGCATCGTGCGCGCGCTGCGCGACCGGCCGTGCATGCTGCACCGCTTCCCGACCGGGGTCAGCGGGCAGAAGGTGCACCAGAAGCGGCTGCCCGCCGGCGCGCCGCCGTGGGTAGAAACCGTGCAGATCCATTTTCCCCGCTGGAACCGCACCGCGGACGAGTTGTGCGTCACCTCGATCGCCGACGTGATCTGGGCGGTGCAGATGTCGACGGTGGAGTTCCACCCGTGGAACAGCCGCCGCTTCGACGTCGAGGCGCCGGACGAGTGGCGGATCGATCTGGACCCGATGCCGGACTGCCCCTTCTCTCGCGTACGCCGAGTGGCCGCCGTCGCCCACGAAGTGCTGTCCGAGTTGGGGATCGAGGGTTACCCGAAGACCTCCGGGGGCAACGGGCTGCACATCTACGTCCGGATCCGCCCGGACTGGGGATTTGCTGACGTACGCCGCGCCGCCCTCGCCTTCGGTCGTGAGGTCGAGCGCCGGGCCCCGTCGGAGACGACCACGACGTGGTGGCGCAAGGACCGGCCCTCCGACGTGGTCTTCGTCGATTACAACCAGAACGCCCGCGATCACACGATGGCGGCCGCGTATTCGGTGCGGGGCAATCCACGGGGCACGGTGTCTGCGCCGCTGCTGTGGTCGGAGATAGAGGACGCCGAGCCGGACGATTTCACCATCGCCACGATGCCCGCACGTTATGCGTCGGTCGGTGACCTGACCGCGGGAATCGACGACACGGCGTACGGGCTGGAGAGGTTGTTGGACTGGGCCGCACGCGACGAGGCGGCGGGTGCTCAGCCGCCTGCCGAACCAGACAACTGA